The Devosia sp. YIM 151766 genome includes a region encoding these proteins:
- the gatC gene encoding Asp-tRNA(Asn)/Glu-tRNA(Gln) amidotransferase subunit GatC yields MSVDAATVKRIARLARIRIEEDEVAGYQDELNAILGFVEQLAEVDVEGVEPMTSVTPMILRRREDVVSDGGYADKIVSNAPLTEDNFFMVPKVVE; encoded by the coding sequence ATGTCTGTCGACGCCGCCACCGTCAAGCGCATCGCGCGTCTCGCGCGCATTCGCATCGAGGAAGACGAGGTTGCCGGCTACCAGGATGAGCTCAATGCCATTCTGGGTTTCGTCGAGCAATTGGCCGAGGTCGATGTCGAGGGCGTCGAGCCCATGACCTCGGTGACGCCGATGATCCTGCGCCGCCGCGAAGACGTGGTGAGCGATGGCGGCTATGCCGACAAGATCGTCAGCAACGCGCCGCTGACCGAGGACAATTTCTTCATGGTGCCGAAAGTGGTCGAGTAA